In one Hippocampus zosterae strain Florida chromosome 10, ASM2543408v3, whole genome shotgun sequence genomic region, the following are encoded:
- the LOC127609021 gene encoding short transient receptor potential channel 4-like: MSQLYCKKTDNSSFSDRIPLRIVRSESELSALERAYLGAVGKGDYATVKEALEEAEIYFCINIDCVDSLGRTALLIAIENENLEIVELLLSYNVHVGDALLHAIRKEVVGAVELLLNHKKPSGEKQLPPIMLDKQFSDFTPDITPIILAAHTNNYEIIKLLVQRGVSIPQPHAVLCDCLECVSSLDVDGLRHSHSRLNIYKALASPSLIALSSEDPFLTAFQLSWELKELSQVENEFKSEYEELSHTCKRFAKDLLDQTRSSKELEIILNYRDDINPLLDDNTNDLARVKLAIKYCQKEFVAQPNCQQLLASRWYDEIPGWRRRHWAVKFITCILIGLLFPVLSILYLVSPKSRYGLFIRKPFIKFICHAASYLTFLFLLFLASQHIEAPQRDFQGPAPTVVEWMILPWVIGKEYRFSYNWPSCWCYHHDPTVCLCVQGFIWTEIKQMWDSGFQDYMDDWWNIMDFIMNALYLATISLKIVAYAKYSGNKPRCHWEMWHPTLIAEALFAIANIFSSLRLICLFTANSHLGPLQISLGRMLLDILKFLFIYCLVLLAFANGLNQLYYYYGTDVGSKCKGIRCMQQNNAFSTLFETLQSLFWSVFGLISLYVTRVKPDHKFTEFVGTTMFGTYNIISLVVLLNMLIAMMNNSYQHIADHADIEWKFARTKLWMSYFEEGGTLPSPFNIIPSPKSFYYLTGWVQARVFRRPSLKRLETFESLGRRAADNVRLNHEYQEVLRNLVKRYVAAMIRDAKTEEGLTEENFKELKQDISSFRYEVLGMMKGKSQGRGAGKVASSPFAYPGNSFKYSPKCCTEERLDVFELNPHYASNSPSDGCVTTAKSHLGDAPKQRPPGKLPQHCRGINSTSNKSSKCSESARGQNRELKSPRVIVQVVQEVEMDAQEKEHSCKLQTAGH; this comes from the exons ATGTCCCAGCTGTACTGCAAGAAGACGGACAACTCCTCGTTCAGCGACCGCATCCCCCTGCGCATCGTGCGGTCCGAGTCGGAGCTCTCGGCCCTGGAGCGGGCCTACCTCGGTGCGGTGGGGAAGGGCGACTACGCCACAGTGAAGGAGGCCCTGGAGGAGGCCGAGATCTACTTCTGCATCAACATCGACTGCGTGGACTCGCTGGGGCGCACGGCGCTGCTCATTGCCATCGAGAATGAGAACCTGGAGATCGTGGAGCTGCTGCTCAGCTACAACGTGCACGTGGGCGACGCCCTGCTGCACGCCATCCGCAAGGAGGTGGTGGGCGCCGTGGAACTGCTGCTCAACCACAAGAAGCCCAGTGGTGAAAAACAG CTCCCACCCATAATGCTGGACAAACAGTTTTCGGACTTCACCCCGGACATCACTCCGATCATCCTGGCGGCCCACACCAACAACTACGAGATCATCAAACTCCTGGTGCAGCGAGGCGTCTCCATACCTCAGCCGCACGCCGTGCTGTGCGACTGCCTGGAGTGCGTATCCAGTTTGGATGTGGACGGCCTGCGCCACTCGCACTCCCGCCTCAACATCTACAAGGCGCTGGCAAGCCCGTCGCTCATCGCCCTGTCCAGCGAGGACCCGTTCCTCACCGCCTTCCAGCTCAGCTGGGAGCTGAAGGAGCTCAGTCAGGTGGAGAATGAGTTCAAGTCCGAGTATGAGGAACTGTCGCATACGTGCAAACGTTTTGCCAAGGACCTCTTGGATCAGACCCGGAGCTCCAAGGAGCTGGAAATCATCCTCAACTACCGCGACGACATCAACCCACTGCTGGATGACAACACCAACGATCTGGCCCGGGTGAAGTTGGCAATTAAATACTGCCAGAAAGAG TTTGTCGCCCAGCCCAACTGTCAGCAGCTGCTGGCCTCCCGGTGGTATGATGAGATCCCAGGCTGGAGAAGGCGTCACTGGGCAGTGAAATTCATCACATGTATCCTCATCGGGCTGCTCTTCCCCGTCTTGTCCATCCTTTACTTGGTCTCACCGAAAAGCCGTTACGGCTTATTCATCCGCAAGCCCTTCATCAAGTTTATCTGTCACGCCGCTTCCTACCTGACATTCCTGTTCCTGCTCTTCTTGGCATCGCAGCACATTGAAGCCCCACAGCGTGACTTTCAGGGCCCGGCCCCGACCGTGGTGGAATGGATGATCCTCCCCTGGGTAATCGGTAAAGAATATCGGTTCTCCTATAATTGGCCCTCCTGCTGGTGCTACCATCATGATCCCACGGTTTGCTTGTGTGTTCAAGGTTTCATCTGGACAGAGATCAAGCAGATGTGGGACAGCGGGTTCCAAGATTACATGGATGACTGGTGGAACATCATGGACTTCATCATGAATGCATTGTATCTGGCAACTATTTCCCTCAAGATCGTTGCCTACGCAAAG TACAGTGGGAACAAACCCCGATGCCACTGGGAAATGTGGCACCCGACTCTGATCGCCGAGGCATTGTTTGCTATCGCCAACATCTTCAGTTCCCTGCGTCTCATCTGCCTTTTCACCGCCAATTCTCACCTGGGCCCGCTGCAGATCTCGCTGGGCCGCATGCTGCTCGACATCCTCAAGTTCCTGTTCATCTACTGCCTGGTGCTGCTGGCCTTTGCCAATGGCCTCAACCAGCTCTACTATTACTACGGAACCGACGTGGGCAGCAAGTGCAAGGGCATCCGCTGCATGCAGCAAAACAACGCCTTCTCCAC GTTATTCGAAACGCTGCAGTCATTATTCTGGTCTGTGTTTGGCCTAATTTCCCTCTACGTGACACGAGTGAAGCCGGACCACAAATTTACCGAGTTTGTAGGAACCACCATGTTCGGCACCTACAATATCATCTCCCTGGTTGTGCTGCTGAACATGCTCATTGCCATGATGAACAACTCGTACCAGCACATTGCC gaTCACGCGGATATCGAGTGGAAATTTGCCAGAACTAAATTATGGATGAGCTACTTTGAAGAGGGAGGAACTCTGCCGTCCCCGTTCAACATCATACCCAGTCCCAAGTCATTTTATTATCTGACGGGATGGGTACAAGCGCGTGTGTTTCGGAGGCCCAGCTTGAAAAGACTTGAAACATTTGAAAGTTTAGGG AGGCGTGCGGCGGACAATGTCAGACTAAACCACGAGTATCAG GAGGTTTTGAGAAACCTAGTGAAGCGCTACGTCGCTGCAATGATCAGAGACGCCAAGACAGAGGAAGGCTTGACTGAAGAAAACTTCAAG GAACTCAAGCAGGACATCTCCAGCTTCCGCTACGAGGTGCTGGGAATGATGAAGGGCAAATCGCAAGGGCGAGGGGCTGGAAAAGTAGCCAGCTCCCCCTTCGCCTACCCGGGGAACTCCTTCAAGTATTCCCCGAAATGTTGCACGGAGGAGAGGCTGGACGTGTTTGAGCTGAACCCCCACTACGCCAGCAACAGTCCGAGCGATGGCTGCGTCACGACTGCCAAAAGCCACCTTGGCGACGCCCCCAAGCAGAGGCCGCCCGGGAAGCTCCCTCAGCACTGCAGAGGAATCAATTCCACCTCGAACAAGAGCTCAAAGTGTTCGGAAAGCGCCAGAGGACAAAACCGCGAGCTCAAAAGTCCGAGGGTGATCGTGCAAGTCGTACAGGAGGTGGAGATGGACGCTCAAGAGAAGGAGCATTCATGCAAACTGCAAACCGCTGGACATTAA